Proteins found in one Panthera tigris isolate Pti1 chromosome B3, P.tigris_Pti1_mat1.1, whole genome shotgun sequence genomic segment:
- the LOC102955876 gene encoding securin-like isoform X2 — protein sequence MATLIFVDKENGDPGTCVAPKDGQKLRPGTPPVKTLDGRSQVSIPGVGKMSDAHAALPKATRKALRTVKRATENSVKNNGPLKQKQPNFSAKKVTEKTVKAKNTVPALDDTYPEIEKFFPFNPLDFESSDLPEEHQIAYLLLNGVPLMILDEERELEKLLHLGPPLHL from the exons ATGGCTACCCTGATCTTTGTTGATAAGGAAAATGGAGAcccaggcacctgtgtggctcccAAGGATGGGCAGAAGCT ccgcccaggcacccctccagtcaAAACTTTAGATGGGAGATCTCAGGTTTCAATACCAGGTGTAGGCAAAATGTCTGATGCTCATGCAGCCTTACCTAAAGCTACCAGAAAGGCTTTGAGAACTGTCAAGAGAGCTACAGAAAATTCAGTAAAGAATAACGGACCTCTCAAACAGAAGCAGCCAAACTTCTCTGCCAAAAAGGTAACTGAGAAGACTGTCAAAGCAAAAAACACTGTTCCAGCCTTGGATGACACCTatcctgaaatagaaaaattctttCCCTTCAATCCTTTAGATTTTGAGAGTTCTGACCTGCCTGAAGAGCACCAGATTGCATACCTCCTCTTGAATGGAGTGCCTCTCATGATCCTTGATGAGGAGAGGGAACTTGAAAAGCTGTTACACCTGGGTCCCCCCCTTCACCTCTAA
- the LOC102955876 gene encoding securin-like isoform X1 — MATLIFVDKENGDPGTCVAPKDGQKLQSRPPVKTLNFFLISQVSIPGVGKMSDAHAALPKATRKALRTVKRATENSVKNNGPLKQKQPNFSAKKVTEKTVKAKNTVPALDDTYPEIEKFFPFNPLDFESSDLPEEHQIAYLLLNGVPLMILDEERELEKLLHLGPPLHL; from the exons ATGGCTACCCTGATCTTTGTTGATAAGGAAAATGGAGAcccaggcacctgtgtggctcccAAGGATGGGCAGAAGCTGCAGTCTAGGCCTCCAgtcaaaactttaaatttttttttaat ATCTCAGGTTTCAATACCAGGTGTAGGCAAAATGTCTGATGCTCATGCAGCCTTACCTAAAGCTACCAGAAAGGCTTTGAGAACTGTCAAGAGAGCTACAGAAAATTCAGTAAAGAATAACGGACCTCTCAAACAGAAGCAGCCAAACTTCTCTGCCAAAAAGGTAACTGAGAAGACTGTCAAAGCAAAAAACACTGTTCCAGCCTTGGATGACACCTatcctgaaatagaaaaattctttCCCTTCAATCCTTTAGATTTTGAGAGTTCTGACCTGCCTGAAGAGCACCAGATTGCATACCTCCTCTTGAATGGAGTGCCTCTCATGATCCTTGATGAGGAGAGGGAACTTGAAAAGCTGTTACACCTGGGTCCCCCCCTTCACCTCTAA